In Carassius gibelio isolate Cgi1373 ecotype wild population from Czech Republic chromosome B17, carGib1.2-hapl.c, whole genome shotgun sequence, the genomic stretch ttaagaataaataaataaataaataaaaataacctcTGGTGTTGAGATAAACATATTGCACAGGATTAACACACTCATTTGATATTAAAAATACCAAACCATCATGTTACTGATTTTGAAATTGGTCATAGAACAGATCAAAACATGATAATCACTACAATTTTCTTAACACAAATGTATCATTTAATTTGACCCACATCTTCATTTCTATTGAACAATCAGTTTCACTGTGATTGTAAGACAACTGAATTTTAAGAGAATGTTTTGATGTTAACAGTCTATCACTGAATTTAAGCAAACTAAAGTTAATCATATTTAGTAATCAGcaaatcaataataaaattaaaattaggaTTATTAAGGAAGAAATATAGTGTAAGAtgatatttttttgttgaaaaaataGCTTTGGAAATCACATATTACTTATGTAAAAACCACAATGTCTAAAACTTTTGGAATATTAtagaaaactgtaaaaatataatgaatcAGCCTGTGTGTCTCAGTTGTTTCTCACAGGAAGCTGTTTCACCCTTCAAAAAGAACGTTTGGGGCACATGACCTGTCTGTACTTTGTTTTTCAAACTTACTGTATTTTAGCAGTCGGCATCAGATGCCATATAGAACTTGAAGTTTCACGTTAATTGATTTAAAGTCCCAATTTTACATTTGCTTTCTTACAAATGGTTGAATTTGACAGacattttaagaaaaacattagcaacaatttttcttcttcttctttagttatactttaaaatgttacaCAATTCCGAATGAAATTATTTCTACAACTACAATTCCATAAGCAATTTATAGCAAGCTATAACAATATAATTATTGGCATTTTCAGtggaaaaactattttatttactgacaagAAGTGTCCAAAACATTCAGGGGGTAAAGTTTCATAATAtaataaagattattatataataacagAACACGGAAGCAAAAGTGGCTTTTTTAAGAGATATATTTTCAATCTGAAcataaacaacaaacacaatcaaggtagtaaatagtaaaaacaacaaaaatataaacaaaacaaaaatataaacagtccaaatgatttttataaattacACACAAAATGAGTGATAAATATACTGAGTGCAATGAAACAGATCTTCACAAActataaacttatttatttacatgataaAACCACCAGATGGACTGATCCCTTGGCAGTACTCCTCCTCACTGCACCAGACATCTGAATTAAAGCGATCCTACTGGGATATTGCCTAGCTACTTGATTTCATTGCTTTATCTGATATGTACTGCTGTTTCATTCTTGTTTTTGGTTTCGTGCACCCTATCTATTTTGCTATGCTTTGTCCGAATGTACTGTCATGCAAatctgttattttgtgttttatatgcatCTACACTACTACTTTCACATTGCATTTGTTCAGATTTCCAAAGAAAACCAAAACCTACCTTTACTGAGTAGATGACAGCATGAACCAATCTGGGTATCTTAGCATCAACAGTCACTCCTGTTTTGCTCAGAAGAACAGACTTGATAAACCATTACTGATCAAAATATGACCACATTAACTATGGAGCCGCTGAATGTCCAACTGAGACTGTTACACATgacatatttgaaataaatacctCTGAACAGAAGAGAATCTCATACTAATGACTCTTTAAAGCATTCAGATTGTATtagcagttaaaaaaaagttatttttagctTTGAGTGACTGTCTGTCTTTAATGGTTAATctcacacagagacactgaagaatcataaaaaactgtaaatccagcatagaggggttcagtgaatgtgctggtgaatgtgtgtaagtgtgtgagtgtgtgtgtgtcagagacacTGTAGAAGGACAGAATGCCGGCTGAAGAGTTCAGATACACTCCTACTCTGTTAGAGTGATGTGAAGGGACTGATATTTCTGTGATCTTATTATTGTGACTGACAGAGAATCTGTCAATAAACCAGTTCAGACTCCAGGACTTTTCATTAAATCCAAACCAGCAGTTTTCACTGCATCCTTTCCTGCTGATTCCTTTATATGTTACTGATACATAAACTGCCCTCCCACACCATTCagcctcccagtaacagcgtccagacAGACTCTCTCTACACAGAACCTGATAACACTTATCatatctgtctggatgatcaggatacggctgTTTTTCTTTCACAAATTCCACTGTTCTGTTCTTCTCAGACAGGGCAAGTtgagtgtgtgctgtgtttaaatccagtgtgagatcacatGAATCTGAACACAAGAAGAGAAATTATAACATACCTAACATAAAAACAATgactgagctgtgtgtgtgtttgagtgtgagtgaGATTGTGAGTAAGAGTGAGAGTGAGATATAGAGACCTACATTTCTTTAGTCCTGGTTTAATCCTGATCTCTCCTCCATGATCCAGACTATAAAATCAAAAGATGCCACAAACAAAAGATCACACTTAAATTAtgtaaggaagaaaaaaaaattgtagttgcCAAATTAAAGACTATATGGTTGTTCAGAAACACTGTTGTTCATGCTCTTATTTTCTCACAATctattttattggtttattgtTGACAAAGAGATGCATCAAACACCATAATTTTACTCTGTCACCTTCAGAAGATCAGCTAGTTTGTTACATTTTTTGCAATACAATCTTATAACATACATTGTTAGTGTTGAACATACTTGAGTGTGTCCAGGCTGTAGTTTGGATCAGAGAGCAGCTTGACTAATGATtgtcctgggtgattgtagctcagatccaactctctcaggtgtgaggggtttgaactcagagctgaagccagaaaacaacagccttcctctgtcaccatacagccagataatctgcaaacacacacacacacacgcacacacacacacacacacacacacacgcacacgcacacacacgcacacagacacacacacacacacacacacacacacacacacacacacactcttaacaTTGCATCTCTTTTActgcttgggggggggggggatctagCAACATAATTTGTATTATGGAAATGTAACAGAAGGGGGGTTGCTGAACACAAATGAACAACCAATTATATTAGAgagaaattaaataatgaaacatgTCATCTTTGCAATGCACCTATATGCTAAATAAACTATTGCATTCCTTTTGAGGTACGGATTCTCTGTGATTGGTATGAGGTCCATCTGGCAGTAATTAAAGCATATTCAAAGGCATTGTTTGAAGTCTGTCAGGTTACTGCTGTGCTGCAGGTTAGTGGAACACTAACTTAGTCCTAAGTGATATCATTTAAAAAGAACGAGATGTCGTCCGACTCTGCAAACAATGCCAGTAGACATGATTGAGTAATAGAGAAGTGGAGAAATTTGTATGCATCTCTGGTAGACACTTGACAGGTATCTTAAGTAAGGTGTGTAGGGGAATATCTTCTACAAACAGTAAAGAGCAATATAATTACATTAACAATGagtaaacaataataattgtatCATTACTTCCATGCACTTACTTTACATTGTGTTACAATTATCAAGGGTTACatcaaacttaatttatttaaataataaataaacaagtacGATAGAAAATAATAAGTACTACAGTGGTATTCCGTATAAAAGTTTACACTGGAAATTCTATTTGCACAGTATCTTATACATAGGCGTGGGAAGCGTAAGTGCTGTGAGTGCTGCAGCaccccgttttttttttctgtgggcatttgtttaattgttgaaaaaaaaaggtgtctATTTTACACTAAACAAGTTCAAGTAGTATTGTTGGTGGATTATGATTGTGCTagtcaatattaaaaaaaaaaactattgctaACAGTCAAATCCAGTGGTGGTAAAGACTTTGACATTCTATTCATTTTGACGCTATCAACCTGGGTTGGAATCTGCATcagaaaataatttgtttatatataaaaaatatatatatataaattgaagaaaatcatcaaaaagttgaaaataaagtatcaggtagggttagggtaggtgtagggagggctttttTCCCAATATGATGGCATgcctttaataattttaattaaaatttacacTCAACAGTTATTGCATACTCGTTTATAATGTATTACATATACTGATATGTAAAATACGGAATATGTATATATTGATGTGCTTTTAATTTCCACTATTTACAAAAGGTAATTAGCAAAAtgtcctgctattttaacatagtagAAACATAGGCAGAGATTGAGGCCTTGTCCCCCCCAACAACTGAAAGATttgactaaatatatatttttttattaataatattttcagcTCAAAAGTGCGTATGCACATAATGtagttaatttaatatattttactgttatttattgtaagtaaattaataaataaaatctaacttACTAACAGGTTTTCCCAATCTTACTTGCGTAAGATGTTGGCGCGTGACGAATCTGCATTTTGGCGGATAAAGCTTATGCTTGCCTGTTGCATGCTGTTGCACGACATAAATGGatatttagtgtgttttatttttaacaacataCAACAACTGCAGAGGGATCTGTACCTAACCAAAATAAAGAGAGATGAAGGTAGACTCCAGACCCCGACAGCATCGTAAAGGTGATCCATTAGATGCTCCCTCAGCAGCACAGTGTTTTACATTTATGTCAGAAAAAAAGACCATTTACATccaaatgtaattaaatgcacacagaacaCAACCTAGAAATAAGTTTCAGAATATGAACTGCTTAATCGGCCATTTTCAGTAAGATTTAATGTtactaaatgtgtttgtgtgcttatGCATTTAACTTGGATAATGTCCAAAAGATACCTGTTTTAAAGCAGTGGGTAATTCACTAGTTGATTTGTTTAAAATCTACTTTGCGATTCTGTTTGCAAGCATGTTTATGgatttcatttagcagacgcttttatccaaagagacttacatttgcattcaggctaacaatttctcctaacatgtgttccttgGGATTTGAACCCCCAACCCTGTGCTTGCTaatacaatgctctaccacttgagcgacaggaaccagtgttgccaacttagcaacTTTGTCGTtagatttagcaacttttttccaaaaaagggactatcgacaaatctagcgactttttttgacagaccttatttagtctatgagactctccggtactgccgcacgatctgtctctctctctctctctctctttctcccagcGCGCGcacacgcctctctctctctgcatctgctctaTTCaacgagcagagaggagcagcactttcagttaaaaaaagatattctgtttCTTCcgactctattttacatacaagtatagccaAAATCACAGTACAACCAttgtcttaatcttatgtgtatgtgatcTCATTAAACAATGttgtgaataggattttagtgcagagattaacatctttAAGAGCTGGTTATTTAGTCTTAATGGAcagcgtttcagtcattataatattaattccattgtcggacaacagaaacattaacatataataaaaaaaaacattttattaagtattttggctgcattaaaatgcagtacatgagcacataattataattataatttttattattaataattattatttaggtataatttttatttgtgtaatgtACACAAAATGACCTATGATTAGTTGGTTAAACTGGAATAGCCTACATAAAAAAGTCAGTAGACAGTCATTACAGTAGACTGTAATAACAGGGCCAGCACTACAGATAGTGCTTCCCTTTTGTTCAAAGACGTTGAATCAGATATGTAACAgaatcatcagccaatcaaattttaACATTCCATGACAGCACGCCCTCTGGGACCAGCTGCGTGTGCAGTTCTTCCCCCAGCCAGGGTTGCCAGATTTGACAAAACTCAACTAATCGGTTTTCCTGGTAATTCTCCTGGTAAAATTTACATTCCAGGGGCtaatagtgatgtgtcgttcttgaaagATTTGTGGGGGTGATTCATTCAGTCGCGAATGCACAATATTCCATAGGTTATGTTCTGCCAGTCGTAATTCACttgtgtcagtcaatgcagtcttgagccggaaagataaTTGATTAGTTCTACATCTTTTAAGTTTGGAACTTATTGAAAGTGTAAGCAAGTTATGTTTATATTCAATAGGAGTGAACATCAGGTCAGCACGACGGACAGAAGAAACACCTTAGAATATGTGTTACAAATTTCAAAGTGCTCAttctgaaaatgaataaataattgcagtacaaattcaaaatgttggagagggtttttttcaccccccccccccccccccagacttGACATACACGCAAGTTGCTAGATTGACAACAAAAACAGGAATGAGTGGACTTGatgatcaattaaattaaatattcaaatgtcgccacaataacagaccggtgtgttaAACTCTTGGATGTATTTTTAAGATTATATGCCGcaatctttaaatttaaatttcaaatattttgaaaacccagtgtttagttgatcctaaTTAGGACTcttcgtcacagttgtaaacagtACGGCTTTTTTCTTTTGTGAGGGTGTTTGGTGGCACGTCATCTTTAATTCCAGGCAGAAAGTTAAAGAACTCGACACAAATGTCtcccggaaatcctgtataattcgtCTTTATATTATAACgactttgacactcctgaagtgtttccacttctgtgtcccatatgcatcagatgtttaaCCAACGGTCCCTGGACATGAGGTCTGTGACTGAGACTAATGAGGAATTGATATCAGTAACAGTTTCTGTTCAAGTCCACTAGTCACAtcacattaataattaaaaaagggaTATTACCTCAGTACTTTGAGTTTACAGTGTGAACTCTTTAGGCCATCCGAGagtagcttcactcctgaatcttgcaggtcattgttactcaaGTCCATCTCTTTTAGTGAGGAGTTTGATGATTGTAGAGATGAAGAAAAATTTTCACAGCACTGATCACTTAGATTGCAATCTGTCACTCTAAACACAAGCAAGTAAAATATTGTCATGTGTCTTTCCAAAACATGCAATTCctgactgtttttctactgtcACTAGTTAGTTGAGAGCAGCTGCCAAGTACTGTTTAACACACTGTGGTATCAGATACTGATAGGTCAAATTTATTTTGCCAAGACTGAGTTACATTAAACTGAAAATCACAAACCTCAGTATGTTAAGTTGACATTGTgaactcttcagtccatcagacagaagcttcactcctgaatcctgcaggctATTAtaactcaggtccagctctctcagtgAGTTTGATGATTGTAGAGATGAACACAAACTTTCACAGCACTGACCAGTGAGATTACAGCCAGCAAGTCTACAACACAGGATAAAATGTTtttcaacaaaaagaaaatggtgGGTTCAAATTTTGTTTTCTGAGTCTTGCATATTGATCACCtgacaaatatttttcattagGATGTGAACAATGAATATTAACTCACCTCCAATACCAAAGCACACTGTGAATTAAATGAGTAAAAATGatctataaaaattataattttcatatttgaagGCTCCCAGTGCATTCTTACAAAGTAAATATCCTAAGCATGCaaattgttattttaagtttGGAACTTATTGAAAGTGTAAGCAAGTTATGTTTATTTTCAATAGGAGTGAACATCAGGTCAGTGCGACGGACAGAAGAAACACCTTAGAATATGTGTTACAAATTTCGAAGTGCTCATTCTgaaaatggtttacaaaaaaaaaaaatgagtctcAAGTAGCACAGGTACATTCAGCCGATCTCATGgaaattcgtacatattttacgaggtggctaattcatatGAATTCATAAAACTTCACTCATACAAATTCAGATGATTTTtgctaattcatgtgtatttaacGAGTTgtacaattcgtatgaatttgtacaaggAACCTAAACCTaatcccacccctaaacctacatGTCACTGGGGTCTACATAAATCGTACATATTATTAGTAAATTAttagattagtaatatgcattgctaagaatttcatttggacatctttaacgccgattttctcagtattcaaattgactggttttgtgatccagggtcacatgaTGATTTGTTAAGTCCagacatatattttaatttgctttGTTCAGTTATTCACTGTGGCTATATAATTAAGATgctgtttttattacaaaaatgatACATACAGCATGTTTCAAAACtcagcacacatacagtacaaacacaaatcagtttatatatatagtgttatGTGTAAACTGCCAACCAGAGTTTGAGCTTCATCATTGTTTGCAAACACAGAATTGGTCTATTAGTACTGATTTCCATTGATTTAATTTTCAATACAATCCATAACTGAAGCAGCATGATGGCACTATTTGCCTGCCTCTTGAATGAATCAAGAGAGAATGATTCCGTGGATGATAAGTCTGATATCAGTTCAAGATTTTTTCAGGCCACTGGATGTTGCAATATACCAGAATAAAGTATTCCAGATAGCGGTGTAATAAGAATCTGGATTCTTTATATTAACAAAATTTCTTTATAATAACAGAATGGAGGAAATCCAAATCCAAAGTCTTCAGACACACTGGATCAGAACCAGAGCAGAtgacaattattaatttaattatcaaGTGACCATTTATCTGTTTTACCTCAGTATGTTGAGTTGACAGTGTgaactcttcagtccatcagagagAAGCTTCACTCTTGAATCCTGCAGGTtattgttactcaggtccagctctctcagtgAGTCTGATGATCGTAGAGATAAAGACAAACTTTCACAGCACCGATCAGTGAGATTACAGCCAGCGAGTCTATAACACAGgataaaatatggtttaatattgAGGAGATGGTGATTGCCCAAAAAGAAGagagaataaaaaattaataaaaaccttcattttgGAAGATGAGAAAATAAGTATGTGAAAGTAAggactttatttttaagtgaactaacAATTTAacagtatatatttgtttatttaacctAAAAACTATTAAATGAACCATGGCTGCTTCCCTCTCTAATCTCTTGCACTCTGAAAATTATTGTGAGTGATTATGACAAACAGTTCATTGCAAACGCAGGGATTAAAACTAATAGTTTTAATTTCAATTCATTCTTGTCATGGTAGTATCAAGAAAGGCACACAAAGACTCAACAATTCAACAATCAATTCAGCAAGTAGTTTAATATTATCCAGGGAAGAACACAATCCACATTGACAAGGAGTTGAAACACACCAATTCAAACGTGCAACAGTACAAAGACTAGAACCACGGAGTGAGCTTAAATAAGGAAGGCAGCTGATGACAAACAGATGGTGGGAATAACTAATGAGCAGTGATGAATTAATACTCGAAATGAGGACACAGACGAACTGAAAAGACAAAGGGCCGTATGTATAAAATCGCTCAGGGTAAAAGTTTAGTGTTTGGACTAGGTCTCAGCTCCTAAATTAATTAAGAGAGTTGGAGAGGTCTCCCAACCAATGTAGTTAGGAGTAACAAGACGGCAGCAAAAAGGAGGAGACAAACACTTCCCAGTGAAGATTGGGCATGTTGTAATGAAGATAAAGAGTTGATATAATGAGTTCACTtaaagttcacttaaaacatcgaaatgtatatttatatagatcagtgaactCGTGAATATGACATGGGAGAGTCTCggaatgtaacatttttattcttAAACCCTTATCTttactctaaaatattttaatttttaaatctctATAATACTGTGGGCATAGTTAGTaagcatgctgacatcatccatagcaaTGAGGTCAACCCCACCCTTACTCTTAGCTTAACACTTCTCTTTATTCCTTAGAAAAAGTTTGTCTCAGCAGCTTGGTAaataggttttaagagaaaactctttgctaaaaactttgaCTACTGtttaggagaactcttagtgGTGAGATAAAATTTGTTGTGAATATGATCCCAGATGACAAAACAAagtgaaaacacaacaaaagagtTCATATCTGTTACAAATGTCAGCAAAGCAGTATCTTGGTTCTAGTTCCAAGGACTCGTATCcaaaaaaatattcattcaaaTGGAATACAAGAACAGTTAATAAtggtctttttaaaaaaataaaatacattgataTAACAAgatgtaaaaataatgacatcatAAGAATCAAtgcttattataattatatattttttttttgcatgtgttatAAAATCTTTATATGGTGTACAGGAACAAAGCCATTAACACAAGAGGTGCCTGATCACAGATGCTGCCTTTAACCTCAAATAACAATTCTAAAATTATTATAGATTGAAAAGtgaagttgtgacatttgccaacaCACACACCCTGAGCCATAAACAATACAGACTTCTTGATCATATTTTCCAAAAGTAGCAATATTTCTGACAATGACCTGTATTCTATCATCTATATGAATCTCTATTCTCCTAGTAAATCTAAACTGAGTTATGGATTAagtataaataaaagtgatttgaaaatattgtgactaaacataaaaaaatgaggcTCATCGCCTCCTTCTGAGTGTGAAAAGTTAGAcatcttgtttaaaaaataaaaagttatacagATTCATCACATAAATTAATACTCACAGAGCTTTTCTGCAGTTCACCACAGCTGGTATAAGTCTCCTTCTACACTCATCTGATGTGCTGAACTTCTTAATATCAAACTCATCCAACACCTCCTCTGATATCTGAAGCATGTAGGCGATTGTTGAGCAGTGAGATGGAGATAGTTTCCTCAATGAGTGATTCTCTGATTGTACAAACTCTTGAATCTCTCTGTACAGAGTCTGATCCTTCATTTCaagcagacagaggaacagattgatgCATCTGTCAGCTGAGAGACCTTCGTCACCCTTGATTGACTCCTTAATGTACTGTGTGATTTTGTTGATTGTCTCTGAactgttcactgtgtgtgtcagcagatcctgtaagagtctctgattggactccagtgagacgcCCAGCAGAAACCGTAGgaaaagatccaggtgtccattttTACTCTTCAGGTACTTATCAACTTCTGATGTTAGTAAGTCATGCACAGAGCCTTTCTGACTGTGCCATGAATACTCCAGAAATGAATTCTGTGTTTCCTCATTCTTGATTACAtggaaataaaacacaaagaaagCAGCTAGAAACTCCTGAAAGCTCAGATGAATGAAGCAGTACactttcctctgatgaatcacagattcctccttaaagatctcagtgcaaatcccagaatacactgaggCATCAGTGACATCTATTCcgctctcaatcaggtcctcctcgtagaacatcacattgcccttcatcagctgtttgaaagccagttcagcaagtttcacaatcacaTCTCTGTTGGACTTCAGGAGTTTCTCTGGATCTCTCTGATCATACTTCTGACTCTTTATGTTGATCTGagtcagcaggaagtggatgtacatttcagtcagagtttgagggatttctgcactgTCATCTTGTTTCAGGAGGTTTTGAAGCACAGTGGCTGAGATGCAGCAGAAGACAGGGATGTGACACATGATGTGAAGGCTTCTTGatcttctgatgtgtgagatgattctgttggcttgatgctcatcactgattctctttctgaaatattcctccttctgaggctcATTGAATCCCTGAATTTCTGTCACACGGTTGATGTATTcggaggggatctgattggctgctgcaggtctggaggtgatccagatgagagcagagggaagcagctctcctCTGATGAGGTTTGACATCAACACACCCACTGATGAAGACTCAttcacatcacaaactttctgagcgtctgaaaacatcagtgtcattctgctttcatccagaccatcaaagatgaacacaaccttacactcctcataaatctTTGAGTCgagatcttgaagttcaggatgaaagtccagcagaagtctgtgaagactgtactggTGATCTTTAATCAAGTTCATctctcgaaatggaagcacaaacatgaaatctacatcctgattggcttttccctctGTCCAGTCGAGAacgaacttctgcacagagacggtttttccaattccagcgatgcctttagtaagagCAGTCTTGATTTCATCTTTCTCCTCAAATCCTGGTTCATGTAAGcgtttaaagatgtcattgcagtagaTTGGAGTGTCTTGTGTTCTAGgtgttttctccatctgtaaaacctcatgttcttcattcactccttcactCTCTCCT encodes the following:
- the LOC127976159 gene encoding NACHT, LRR and PYD domains-containing protein 3 isoform X15, which translates into the protein MSLYGKREEEEDVQRHKAASPEPSCVSMKSDRSIVSPPEFSDRAVTSDPVSVCKMSLFGKREEEEEDVQRHKAASPEPSCVSIKSDRSIVSPPEFSDRAVTSDPVVKRDDVNRSATSHLTCTDYDHQTLIRQRVKDQHKTSMKNKYERLFEGSKLEENHTLLNRIYTQLYIIEGESEGVNEEHEVLQMEKTPRTQDTPIYCNDIFKRLHEPGFEEKDEIKTALTKGIAGIGKTVSVQKFVLDWTEGKANQDVDFMFVLPFREMNLIKDHQYSLHRLLLDFHPELQDLDSKIYEECKVVFIFDGLDESRMTLMFSDAQKVCDVNESSSVGVLMSNLIRGELLPSALIWITSRPAAANQIPSEYINRVTEIQGFNEPQKEEYFRKRISDEHQANRIISHIRRSRSLHIMCHIPVFCCISATVLQNLLKQDDSAEIPQTLTEMYIHFLLTQINIKSQKYDQRDPEKLLKSNRDVIVKLAELAFKQLMKGNVMFYEEDLIESGIDVTDASVYSGICTEIFKEESVIHQRKVYCFIHLSFQEFLAAFFVFYFHVIKNEETQNSFLEYSWHSQKGSVHDLLTSEVDKYLKSKNGHLDLFLRFLLGVSLESNQRLLQDLLTHTVNSSETINKITQYIKESIKGDEGLSADRCINLFLCLLEMKDQTLYREIQEFVQSENHSLRKLSPSHCSTIAYMLQISEEVLDEFDIKKFSTSDECRRRLIPAVVNCRKALLAGCNLTDRCCESLSLSLRSSDSLRELDLSNNNLQDSRVKLLSDGLKSSHCQLNILRLAGCNLTGQCCESLCSSLQSSNSLRELDLSYNSLQDSGVKLLSDGLKSSQCQLNILRLSGCMVTEEGCCFLASALSSNPSHLRELDLSYNHPGQSLVKLLSDPNYSLDTLNLDHGGEIRIKPGLKKYSCDLTLDLNTAHTQLALSEKNRTVEFVKEKQPYPDHPDRYDKCYQVLCRESLSGRCYWEAEWCGRAVYVSVTYKGISRKGCSENCWFGFNEKSWSLNWFIDRFSVSHNNKITEISVPSHHSNRVGVYLNSSAGILSFYSVSDTHTLTHLHTFTSTFTEPLYAGFTVFYDSSVSLCEINH
- the LOC127976159 gene encoding NACHT, LRR and PYD domains-containing protein 3 isoform X5 → MPVKKNLYEKREEDVHTHQAASSESSCVSIKSDRSMGIPPLLCDGADMAFKTSICEMKEEDFHTNKSASPEPSCVSVNSERSMGIPPLLSNEAVTSDPEVRRDNVSRPVTPHLFRFVSYSQNLFRKNNKKTAKHTNTQETQMEHISFQPVHDGLQRVKDKHKTSMKKRYERILEGIKLERNQTLLNSIYTQLYIIEGESEGVNEEHEVLQMEKTPRTQDTPIYCNDIFKRLHEPGCEEKDEIKTVLTKGIAGIGKTVSVQKFILDWTEGKANQDVDFMFVLPFRELNLIKDHQYSLHRLLLDFHPELQDLDLKIYEECKVLFIFDGLDESRMTLMFSDDEKLCDVNESSSVGVLMSNLIRGELLPSALIWITSRPAAANQIPSEYINRVTEIQGFNEHQKEEYFRKRISDEHQASRIISHIRRSRSLHIMCHIPVFCWISATVLQNLLKQDDSAEIPQTLTEMYIHFLLTQINMKNQKYDEKNLKKLLRSNREVIVKLAELAFKQLMKGNVMFYEEDLIESGIDVTAASVYSGICTEIFKEKSVIYQRKVYCFIHLSFQEFLAAFFVFYFHVIKNEETQNSFLEYSWHSQKGSVHDLLTSEVDKYLKSKNGHLDLFLRFLLGVSLESNQRLLQDLLTHTVNSSETINKITQYIKESIKGDEGLSADRCINLFLCLLEMKDQTLYREIQEFVQSENHSLRKLSPSHCSTIAYMLQISEEVLDEFDIKKFSTSDECRRRLIPAVVNCRKALLAGCNLTDRCCESLSLSLRSSDSLRELDLSNNNLQDSRVKLLSDGLKSSHCQLNILRLAGCNLTGQCCESLCSSLQSSNSLRELDLSYNSLQDSGVKLLSDGLKSSQCQLNILRVTDCNLSDQCCENFSSSLQSSNSSLKEMDLSNNDLQDSGVKLLSDGLKSSHCKLKVLRLSGCMVTEEGCCFLASALSSNPSHLRELDLSYNHPGQSLVKLLSDPNYSLDTLNLDHGGEIRIKPGLKKYSCDLTLDLNTAHTQLALSEKNRTVEFVKEKQPYPDHPDRYDKCYQVLCRESLSGRCYWEAEWCGRAVYVSVTYKGISRKGCSENCWFGFNEKSWSLNWFIDRFSVSHNNKITEISVPSHHSNRVGVYLNSSAGILSFYSVSDTHTLTHLHTFTSTFTEPLYAGFTVFYDSSVSLCEINH